One window of the Syngnathoides biaculeatus isolate LvHL_M chromosome 11, ASM1980259v1, whole genome shotgun sequence genome contains the following:
- the gsr gene encoding glutathione reductase, mitochondrial isoform X2, with product MWNAAVHAEFLHDHADYGFDVKKVNFSWEILKRKRDAYISQLNQIYRNNLDKAKIQTIEGHARFTSDPEPTLEVNGKKYTAPHILIATGGQPSVLSDAEVPGASLGITSDGFFELESLPKRSVVVGAGYIAVEMAGILINLGCKTSLIIRQGEVLRTFDSFISTNCTKELQNSGVDLRKNSQVTSVRKTDTGLEVTFVTKDPEKRNGEETSGTISEVDCLLWAIGRKPNISGLNIGEMGIDTDKQGHIIVDEYQNTTRPGIYAVGDVCGRALLTPVAIAAGRKLAHRLFEGKKDSKLDYSNIPTVVFSHPPIGTVGLTEEEAIISRGQENVKIYKTSFTPLYHAMTSRKSLCIMKMVCVGKEEKVVGLHMQGLGCDEMLQGFAVAVKLGATKADFDKTVAIHPTSAEELVTMR from the exons ATGTGGAATGCGGCAGTCCATGCAGAGTTTCTTCATGACCACGCTGATTACGGCTTTGAcgtaaaaaaagttaatttcagTTGGGA aatactaaaaagaaaaagggatgCTTATATCAGTCAGCTGAATCAAATTTATCGCAACAATCTTGACAAG GCTAaaatccaaaccattgaagGTCATGCCAGGTTCACCAGCGATCCTGAGCCAACCTTAGAGGTCAACGGCAAGAAGTATACTGCCCCCCATATCCTCATCGCCACTGGGGGGCAGCCTTCAGTGCTCTCTGATGCTGAGGTTCCAG GAGCAAGTCTGGGCATCACGAGCGATGGCTTTTTTGAACTTGAAAGCCTTCCAAA GCGTAGCGTCGTCGTGGGTGCTGGTTATATTGCTGTGGAGATGGCGGGTATCTTAATCAACCTGGGCTGTAAAACCTCTCTCATTATACGACAGGGTGAG GTTTTGAGGACCTTTGACAGCTTCATAAGCACAAACTGCACCAAAGAGCTCCAGAATTCTGGTGTGGACTTGCGGAAGAATTCCCAAGTGACTTCAGTGCGCAAAACTGACACAGGGCTGGAAGTGACATTCGTGACCAAAGACCCTGAAAAGAGAAATGGCGAGGAAACGAGCGGGACTATTTCGGAGGTAGACTGTCTTCTGTGGGCCATTGGCAGGAAGCCCAACATCTCTGGACTAAATATCGGCGAGATG GGTATAGACACAGATAAACAAGGCCACATCATTGTCGATGAGTACCAAAACACCACTCGACCAGGAATCTACGCTGTTGGAGACGTTTGCGGCAGAGCTCTTCTAACACCTG TTGCCATCGCTGCCGGCAGGAAGCTGGCACACAGACTGTTTGAGGGCAAGAAGGACTCCAAGTTGGACTACTCCAACATCCCCACGGTGGTGTTCAGCCATCCGCCCATTGGCACAGTGGGCCTCACAGAAG AGGAGGCTATAATAAGCAGGGGCCAGGAAAATGTGAAGATCTACAAGACCTCCTTCACACCACTCTATCATGCCATGACTAGCCGCAAGAGTCTGTGCATCATGAAGATGGTGTGCGTGGGTAAAGAGGAGAAG GTGGTGGGTTTGCACATGCAGGGTCTGGGCTGCGATGAGATGCTGCAGGGCTTTGCCGTGGCCGTCAAGCTTGGTGCTACCAAAGCAGACTTTGATAAGACAGTCGCCATTCACCCCACCTCCGCTGAGGAGCTTGTCACCATGCGTTAG